CCTTGTTCAATAAATCCCATTGAACTTCTTTAATAACTCCATAGAATTTTTTGTTTTCAAAATCTAATTGGATTTTAGCTTTTTCCCCAGCTATATTAAGTAATTTCTTAACTTTATTAAAATCAAAATTAACTGGGGTTGAAGAAAAATTTTTTCCATAAACTACACCAGGTAAATAGCCTGTCTTTTTCTTTAATCTTCTCTCAGCTTTTAAAACTATTTCACCCATAATTATCCCTCCTAAAAATTTTTTATTTCAGAAGACATAATTTGAATTAATAGTTTAGCTGATACTAGAAGCTATTATTAATTATATACATAATAAAGAACTAGTCAATAAGGGTATTTTCTATAATAAATGGTTAGGTATTTTATCTTTAGAGATTAAATCTTCATACTTCTCCCTTTCAACAATTACGTGGGGTTTACCGTTACTTATCAGTACTACTGCTGGTTTAGGTAAACGGTTATAGTTACTAGCCATAGAATAATTGTAGGCACCGGTATTTAATACTGCTAATACATCCCCTGGTTTAACATATGGGATGTTAATATCCCAAATTAATATATCACCTGATTCGCAACATTTTCCTGCAATAGTGGCAGTTAGTTCTCTATTAGCATAAGGGCGATTAGCTACAATGGCTTCGTATTTGGCACCATAAAGGGCAGGTCGGGGATTATCAGGTAATCCTCCATCTACACTTATATATGTCCTAACATTAGGGATTTCTTTAATAGACCCAATAGTATAAAGGGTGATTCCAGCTTCGCCAATGATCCATCTACCTGGTTCAATGATAATAGTAGGTCTTTCTAACTTTAACTTGCTGCAATTATCTTCAATACTCTTCATTATTGGATCAATGAAAAAGGAAATAGGTTTTGTTTTTTCCCTTGTGCTATAGCTAATACCAAATCCTCCACCTATGTTAAGCTCTTTTGTAATAAATCCCATTTTATCTTTTAGATTTTTCATAAGTCCTGTTACTATGTTTAATGCAGCGAGATATGATTTGTTATCAAATAACTGGGAGCCTATGTGAAAATGAAATCCCATAAGTTCTAGATTTGGAGAATCTATAGTTTTTTT
This DNA window, taken from Anaerobranca gottschalkii DSM 13577, encodes the following:
- the lysA gene encoding diaminopimelate decarboxylase — translated: MYLQKQLDRHYIFDNLDTVELAKEFGTPLYVISENLIKYKCSQIQNDFLNKYPNTKAAYASKAFLTLAMCKIIEREGLGLDVVSGGELFTAISAHFPMEKVMFHGNNKSFEELELAINNNVGRIIVDNLYELEILQNIAKEQNKKVKILFRINPGVPGKTHKYISTGQIDSKFGICIEEESLNFALKKTIDSPNLELMGFHFHIGSQLFDNKSYLAALNIVTGLMKNLKDKMGFITKELNIGGGFGISYSTREKTKPISFFIDPIMKSIEDNCSKLKLERPTIIIEPGRWIIGEAGITLYTIGSIKEIPNVRTYISVDGGLPDNPRPALYGAKYEAIVANRPYANRELTATIAGKCCESGDILIWDINIPYVKPGDVLAVLNTGAYNYSMASNYNRLPKPAVVLISNGKPHVIVEREKYEDLISKDKIPNHLL